Proteins from one Amycolatopsis benzoatilytica AK 16/65 genomic window:
- a CDS encoding class I SAM-dependent methyltransferase: protein MSTAPSPSPGPGVLDAAFDRVFGHPSGLLGRLGGKLMAVSNAGTEHRVVDLARLEPDETVLVVGPGPGIGLDAAARLAGEVIGVEPSPEMRSLCTDRCGDRAEVRAGSAARTGAEDASVDVVLTVNNVQLWDDRPAGFAELFRVLRPGGRLLLSAHEKWLPVTRHELADEAAAAGFTDLQTWTWDPPGFAPLAAQLRAVKPAA, encoded by the coding sequence ATGAGCACCGCACCCTCCCCTTCGCCCGGCCCCGGCGTCCTCGATGCCGCGTTCGACCGGGTCTTCGGACACCCCAGCGGCCTGCTGGGCAGGCTCGGCGGCAAGCTGATGGCGGTCAGCAACGCCGGCACCGAACACCGCGTGGTCGACCTCGCCCGCCTCGAACCCGACGAGACCGTCCTGGTCGTCGGTCCCGGTCCCGGCATCGGCCTGGACGCGGCCGCCAGGCTCGCCGGCGAAGTGATCGGCGTCGAGCCTTCCCCCGAGATGCGCAGCCTGTGCACGGACCGCTGCGGCGACCGCGCTGAGGTGCGTGCGGGCAGCGCCGCGCGGACCGGCGCCGAGGACGCGTCTGTCGACGTCGTGCTGACCGTCAACAACGTCCAGCTGTGGGACGACCGGCCGGCCGGCTTCGCCGAGCTGTTCCGGGTGCTGCGGCCAGGCGGACGGCTGCTGCTGTCGGCGCACGAGAAATGGCTGCCGGTCACCCGGCACGAGCTTGCCGACGAAGCCGCCGCGGCCGGGTTCACGGACCTGCAGACCTGGACTTGGGACCCGCCCGGGTTCGCCCCGCTGGCCGCCCAGCTGCGCGCGGTGAAGCCGGCGGCTTAG
- a CDS encoding VOC family protein produces MDVLSSRVLIHPRDHEVSTAFYRDKLGLAIEREFPGGTRFFAGGGSIEVVGAGEAGPGPDVNLFLQVRDLRATLAELAGRGVEPVREPVREPWGTDEAWIADPDGLRIVLVEVPEDHPLRRDQR; encoded by the coding sequence ATGGACGTACTGAGCAGCCGGGTGCTGATCCACCCTCGCGACCACGAGGTGTCCACCGCGTTCTACCGCGACAAGCTCGGCCTCGCGATCGAGCGCGAGTTCCCGGGCGGCACGCGGTTCTTCGCCGGCGGAGGATCGATCGAGGTAGTCGGAGCGGGCGAGGCGGGACCGGGCCCGGACGTCAACTTGTTCCTGCAGGTCCGCGACCTGCGGGCGACGCTGGCCGAACTGGCCGGCCGCGGCGTCGAACCGGTGCGAGAGCCGGTGCGCGAGCCGTGGGGCACCGACGAGGCGTGGATCGCCGACCCGGACGGGCTGCGGATCGTCCTCGTCGAGGTCCCGGAAGACCACCCGTTGCGCCGCGACCAGCGCTAA